The following proteins come from a genomic window of Nitrospira sp.:
- a CDS encoding TPR repeat-containing protein, translating to MTVRSLLHAFIILGALISAGMSPSEAADQLQHVKAACEKGTATACTSLGLLYIKGEGVKQDDTRAAALFRKACDGGDANGCSNLGVVYAEGTGVPQDDIQAAVFSRKACDGGSMKGCANLGVMYAEGIGVQQDDVQAADFYRQACDGGNAKGCYNLGVMHAEGAVVQQDDALAAAFSRKACDGGNMKGCYNLGVMYAEGTGVQQDDVQAVTFYRKACDGGNARGCYNLGVMHAEGMGGQPDNFQAADFYRRACDGGSAKGCANLGVMYAQGTGVKQDDLRAATLYRKACDAGDAKGCIHLGMVYQVGRGIKPDDAEALKYYGKACDLREPKGCSHYAKLKTGRR from the coding sequence ATGACGGTTCGCTCGCTTCTTCACGCATTCATTATCCTCGGAGCATTAATTTCAGCAGGGATGAGCCCCTCGGAGGCAGCCGACCAGCTGCAACACGTGAAAGCAGCCTGTGAGAAAGGCACTGCGACGGCATGCACTTCCCTAGGATTGTTGTATATAAAAGGCGAGGGGGTGAAGCAAGATGACACTCGAGCTGCAGCCCTTTTCAGGAAAGCCTGTGACGGCGGGGATGCGAACGGCTGCTCCAATCTTGGCGTAGTCTATGCCGAAGGAACCGGTGTCCCACAGGATGATATTCAAGCCGCTGTCTTCTCTAGGAAAGCCTGTGACGGGGGAAGCATGAAGGGCTGCGCCAATCTCGGCGTGATGTATGCCGAGGGGATTGGGGTTCAACAGGACGACGTTCAAGCCGCCGACTTCTACAGGCAAGCCTGCGATGGGGGGAATGCGAAGGGCTGTTACAATCTGGGGGTGATGCATGCCGAGGGGGCGGTGGTTCAACAGGATGATGCTCTAGCCGCTGCCTTCTCTAGGAAAGCCTGTGACGGGGGGAATATGAAGGGCTGCTACAACCTTGGCGTGATGTATGCCGAGGGGACTGGAGTTCAACAGGATGATGTTCAAGCCGTCACTTTCTACAGGAAGGCCTGTGACGGGGGGAATGCGAGAGGCTGCTACAACCTTGGCGTGATGCATGCCGAAGGAATGGGGGGCCAACCGGACAACTTTCAAGCCGCCGACTTCTACAGAAGAGCCTGTGACGGGGGGAGTGCGAAGGGCTGCGCCAATCTCGGCGTGATGTATGCTCAGGGAACCGGCGTCAAGCAGGACGACCTTCGAGCCGCCACCCTTTATAGGAAGGCCTGTGATGCAGGGGACGCGAAGGGTTGTATCCATCTCGGCATGGTCTATCAAGTCGGGAGGGGAATCAAGCCGGATGATGCTGAGGCACTCAAGTATTACGGGAAAGCATGCGATCTCAGAGAGCCAAAAGGCTGCTCTCATTACGCAAAGTTGAAGACAGGCAGACGGTGA
- a CDS encoding putative N-acetyltransferase, protein MTIREATRDDFAQIGPIFHEIAAAGETYGYPRDITQEQAIELWIDTPRKTYVFEENGKILGTYYIRTNQLGPGDHVCNCGYMVSSAARGRGVATAMCEHSQAIARELGYKAMQFNFVVSSNEGAVRLWNKLGFTTVGRLPKAFRHPSKGYVDALVMYKWLEP, encoded by the coding sequence ATGACTATTCGAGAGGCGACACGAGACGATTTTGCGCAGATTGGGCCGATTTTCCACGAGATCGCAGCCGCCGGTGAAACCTATGGATATCCGCGAGACATCACTCAAGAACAAGCAATCGAGCTCTGGATAGATACTCCAAGAAAAACGTATGTGTTCGAAGAGAATGGAAAAATCCTGGGAACATACTACATAAGGACGAATCAGCTCGGTCCTGGCGACCATGTCTGCAATTGCGGCTATATGGTTTCATCGGCTGCCAGAGGACGGGGGGTCGCGACGGCGATGTGCGAGCACTCTCAAGCAATCGCACGGGAACTTGGGTACAAGGCCATGCAGTTCAATTTCGTCGTGTCCAGCAATGAAGGGGCGGTCAGGCTTTGGAACAAACTTGGCTTCACGACCGTGGGTCGCTTACCAAAAGCGTTCCGTCACCCATCCAAAGGTTACGTTGATGCGTTGGTCATGTACAAGTGGCTGGAACCGTAA
- a CDS encoding putative ferredoxin-like protein YfhL, which translates to MALLITDECINCGACLPECPNEAIFETRSDAEAKGNHVGDGQGVGDNIYVITHDRCTECVGHFDEPQCAAVCPVDNCCISDPAYPEGTDVLLEKAKTLNPDKPIDPAKVWSGVRN; encoded by the coding sequence ATGGCACTGCTGATTACCGACGAATGTATCAATTGTGGCGCCTGCCTGCCGGAATGCCCGAACGAGGCCATCTTCGAAACTCGCAGCGACGCGGAGGCGAAGGGAAATCATGTGGGCGACGGCCAAGGAGTGGGTGACAATATTTATGTGATCACCCATGATCGGTGTACCGAGTGTGTCGGTCATTTTGACGAACCTCAATGTGCGGCAGTCTGTCCGGTCGATAACTGTTGTATTTCTGATCCAGCTTATCCGGAGGGGACCGACGTCCTGCTGGAAAAGGCGAAGACACTCAATCCTGACAAGCCTATCGATCCGGCAAAAGTTTGGAGCGGCGTGCGGAACTGA